In the Festucalex cinctus isolate MCC-2025b chromosome 10, RoL_Fcin_1.0, whole genome shotgun sequence genome, one interval contains:
- the dnm3a gene encoding dynamin 3a isoform X1, with the protein MISMINRLQDALGTAGLSYNLLLPQIAVVGGQSSGKSSVLENFVGRDFLPRGTGIVTRRPLVLQLHHCEYEYGEFLHCSGKRFSDFDEIRQEIEAETRRLTGNNKGISPIPINLRIFSPNVLNLTLVDLPGITKVPVGDQPPDIEYQVRDMIMQYISKENCLILAVTPANMDLANSDALKLAKDVDPQGLRTIGVITMLDLMDKGTDAREILENRLLPLRRGYIGLVNRSQKDIDGKKDIKTALQAEKKFFLSHPAYRHMCDKMGTPYLQKSLNQQLTNHIRESLPALYSHLQCQLVSINKEVDAYKVFNPDDPISRTKTLIKLVQQLGGDFEKLIEGSADEVNTVHLSGGARINQIFHERFPYQLHKMKCDERKLRMEIAYAIRNIHGVRTGLFTPDMAFQAIVKKQISKLKIPCFGFVDMVCKELVSTIYECFNKLSSFPKLREETERLVTAEIREQESICRDQIALLIDMQLAYINTKHEDFIGFTHAQSQCHRSDIKMVAGSGVQQGVAPPSRLIVIRKGWLTVNNVSIIAKDYWFILTTESLSWFKDNEETEKRYMLPLDNLKVRDVERGFMSSKFAFALFNSESRNVYKDYKFLELVCNSQEELDIWKSSLLRAGVYPEEVTGEAQGNGPSENFTDPQLERQVETIRNLVDSYMGIIHKTVKDLMPKAIMHLMINSVKEFVSSELLAQLYALGDCSALMDESPDQQQHREQVLGKHAALQAALDIIGEISTSGYASPWDPSYAVTRQFSSTLPKKSTSGGKSRTRGRAPPVPTHANQRLPAPTCVPRRPAPAAPNGK; encoded by the exons ATGATCTCGATGATCAATCGCCTCCAGGACGCCCTGGGCACCGCGGGTCTGAGCTACAACCTCCTTCTGCCGCAGATTGCAGTGGTGGGGGGCCAGAGCTCCGGGAAGAGCTCGGTGCTGGAGAACTTTGTGGGCAG GGACTTCCTTCCCCGCGGTACTGGAATTGTCACTCGCAGACCTTTGGTCCTGCAGCTGCATCACTGCGAATATG AGTACGGGGAATTTTTGCACTGCAGCGGGAAGAGGTTCTCAGATTTTGATGAGATCCGCCAAGAAATCGAGGCAGAAACCCGCAGGCTCACGGGAAACAACAAAGGCATCTCTCCCATCCCTATTAACCTGCGCATTTTCTCTCCCAACG TTCTCAACTTGACCCTCGTGGACTTGCCGGGCATCACCAAGGTTCCCGTGGGCGACCAGCCTCCAGACATCGAGTACCAGGTCCGAGACATGATCATGCAgtacatctccaaggagaacTGCCTCATCCTGGCCGTGACGCCCGCCAACATGGACCTGGCCAACTCGGATGCACTCAAACTGGCCAAAGATGTCGACCCGCAGG GTCTGCGCACGATAGGTGTGATCACCATGCTGGACCTAATGGATAAAGGAACAGATGCTCGGGAAATACTAGAGAATAGATTGCTTCCACTGAGAAGAG GTTATATTGGACTAGTGAACCGCAGTCAAAAGGACATCGATGGGAAAAAGGATATTAAAACAGCCTTGCAAGCGGAGAAGAAGTTCTTCCTGTCCCACCCAGCTTACAGGCACATGTGTGACAAAATGGGCACGCCGTATTTACAGAAGTCCCTCAACCAG caattaacaaaCCACATCCGGGAAAGTCTTCCTGCTCTCTACAGTCACCTGCAGTGCCAACTTGTGTCCATCAATAAAGAAGTTGACGCGTACAAAGTATTTAATCCAGATGACCCCATCAGCAGGACCAAGACCCTCATCAA GCTTGTGCAGCAACTGGGTGGCGATTTTGAGAAGTTGATCGAGGGCTCGGCCGACGAGGTTAACACTGTACATCTGTCGGGAGGTGCGAGGATCAACCAGATCTTCCACGAGCGCTTCCCCTATCAACTGCACAAA ATGAAGTGTGACGAAAGGAAGCTGCGGATGGAGATCGCATATGCCATCAGGAACATTCACGGCGTCAG GACGGGCCTTTTCACCCCCGACATGGCATTTCAGGCCATTGTAAAGAAGCAGATCTCCAAACTAAAAATTCCGTGTTTCGGTTTTGTCGACATGGTCTGCAAGGAGCTGGTTTCCACCATATACGAGTGCTTTAATAAG CTCAGTTCTTTTCCCAAGCTGCGAGAAGAAACGGAGAGGCTTGTCACCGCCGAAATCCGAGAACAAGAGAGCATATGCCGAGATCAG ATCGCTCTGCTCATTGACATGCAGCTTGCGTACATTAATACCAAACATGAAGACTTCATTGGCTTCACTCA TGCTCAGTCTCAGTGCCACCGTAGCGATATCAAGATGGTCGCCGGCAGTGGAGTACAGCAG GGTGTGGCCCCTCCCTCAAGACTAATA GTCATACGGAAAGGATGGCTCACCGTCAACAACGTCAGCATCATCGCCAAGGACTACTGGTTCATTCTCACCACCGAGAGCCTGTCCTGGTTCAAGGACAACGAG GAGACTGAAAAGAGGTACATGCTCCCTCTGGACAACCTCAAGGTCCGGGATGTAGAGAGGGGCTTCATGTCCAGCAAATTTGCCTTCGCCCTCTTCAATTCAGAGTCAAG GAACGTGTACAAGGACTACAAGTTCCTGGAGCTGGTCTGCAACTCTCAGGAGGAGCTGGACATCTGGAAGTCCTCTCTGCTCCGGGCTGGCGTCTACCCTGAGGAGGTCACG GGGGAGGCGCAGGGCAACGGGCCGTCCGAGAACTTCACCGACCCCCAGCTGGAGCGCCAAGTGGAGACCATCCGCAACCTGGTGGACTCCTACATGGGCATCATTCATAAGACTGTCAAGGACTTGATGCCCAAGGCCATCATGCATCTGATGATCAACAGC GTGAAAGAGTTCGTTAGCTCGGAGCTGCTGGCCCAGCTCTACGCTCTGGGAGACTGCTCGGCGCTGATGGATGAGTCACCCGACCAGCAGCAGCATCGGGAGCAAGTCCTCGGCAAGCACGCCGCCCTGCAGGCCGCGCTCGATATCATCGGCGAGATCTCCACCTCCGGCTACGCCTCACCGTGGGACCCCTCGTACGCCGTCACGCGGCAATTCAG CTCCACGCTCCCTAAAAAGTCAACGAGCGGCGGCAAGTCTCGAACCCGCGGCCGCGCCCCGCCCGTGCCCACCCACGCCAACCAGCGGCTTCCCGCCCCGACTTGCGTGCCCAG GAGGCCTGCTCCAGCAGCCCCAAACGGCAAATAG
- the dnm3a gene encoding dynamin 3a isoform X3, whose product MISMINRLQDALGTAGLSYNLLLPQIAVVGGQSSGKSSVLENFVGRDFLPRGTGIVTRRPLVLQLHHCEYEYGEFLHCSGKRFSDFDEIRQEIEAETRRLTGNNKGISPIPINLRIFSPNVLNLTLVDLPGITKVPVGDQPPDIEYQVRDMIMQYISKENCLILAVTPANMDLANSDALKLAKDVDPQGLRTIGVITMLDLMDKGTDAREILENRLLPLRRGYIGLVNRSQKDIDGKKDIKTALQAEKKFFLSHPAYRHMCDKMGTPYLQKSLNQQLTNHIRESLPALYSHLQCQLVSINKEVDAYKVFNPDDPISRTKTLIKLVQQLGGDFEKLIEGSADEVNTVHLSGGARINQIFHERFPYQLHKMKCDERKLRMEIAYAIRNIHGVRTGLFTPDMAFQAIVKKQISKLKIPCFGFVDMVCKELVSTIYECFNKLSSFPKLREETERLVTAEIREQESICRDQIALLIDMQLAYINTKHEDFIGFTHAQSQCHRSDIKMVAGSGVQQGVAPPSRLIVIRKGWLTVNNVSIIAKDYWFILTTESLSWFKDNEETEKRYMLPLDNLKVRDVERGFMSSKFAFALFNSESRNVYKDYKFLELVCNSQEELDIWKSSLLRAGVYPEEVTGEAQGNGPSENFTDPQLERQVETIRNLVDSYMGIIHKTVKDLMPKAIMHLMINSVKEFVSSELLAQLYALGDCSALMDESPDQQQHREQVLGKHAALQAALDIIGEISTSGYASPWDPSYAVTRQFRRPAPAAPNGK is encoded by the exons ATGATCTCGATGATCAATCGCCTCCAGGACGCCCTGGGCACCGCGGGTCTGAGCTACAACCTCCTTCTGCCGCAGATTGCAGTGGTGGGGGGCCAGAGCTCCGGGAAGAGCTCGGTGCTGGAGAACTTTGTGGGCAG GGACTTCCTTCCCCGCGGTACTGGAATTGTCACTCGCAGACCTTTGGTCCTGCAGCTGCATCACTGCGAATATG AGTACGGGGAATTTTTGCACTGCAGCGGGAAGAGGTTCTCAGATTTTGATGAGATCCGCCAAGAAATCGAGGCAGAAACCCGCAGGCTCACGGGAAACAACAAAGGCATCTCTCCCATCCCTATTAACCTGCGCATTTTCTCTCCCAACG TTCTCAACTTGACCCTCGTGGACTTGCCGGGCATCACCAAGGTTCCCGTGGGCGACCAGCCTCCAGACATCGAGTACCAGGTCCGAGACATGATCATGCAgtacatctccaaggagaacTGCCTCATCCTGGCCGTGACGCCCGCCAACATGGACCTGGCCAACTCGGATGCACTCAAACTGGCCAAAGATGTCGACCCGCAGG GTCTGCGCACGATAGGTGTGATCACCATGCTGGACCTAATGGATAAAGGAACAGATGCTCGGGAAATACTAGAGAATAGATTGCTTCCACTGAGAAGAG GTTATATTGGACTAGTGAACCGCAGTCAAAAGGACATCGATGGGAAAAAGGATATTAAAACAGCCTTGCAAGCGGAGAAGAAGTTCTTCCTGTCCCACCCAGCTTACAGGCACATGTGTGACAAAATGGGCACGCCGTATTTACAGAAGTCCCTCAACCAG caattaacaaaCCACATCCGGGAAAGTCTTCCTGCTCTCTACAGTCACCTGCAGTGCCAACTTGTGTCCATCAATAAAGAAGTTGACGCGTACAAAGTATTTAATCCAGATGACCCCATCAGCAGGACCAAGACCCTCATCAA GCTTGTGCAGCAACTGGGTGGCGATTTTGAGAAGTTGATCGAGGGCTCGGCCGACGAGGTTAACACTGTACATCTGTCGGGAGGTGCGAGGATCAACCAGATCTTCCACGAGCGCTTCCCCTATCAACTGCACAAA ATGAAGTGTGACGAAAGGAAGCTGCGGATGGAGATCGCATATGCCATCAGGAACATTCACGGCGTCAG GACGGGCCTTTTCACCCCCGACATGGCATTTCAGGCCATTGTAAAGAAGCAGATCTCCAAACTAAAAATTCCGTGTTTCGGTTTTGTCGACATGGTCTGCAAGGAGCTGGTTTCCACCATATACGAGTGCTTTAATAAG CTCAGTTCTTTTCCCAAGCTGCGAGAAGAAACGGAGAGGCTTGTCACCGCCGAAATCCGAGAACAAGAGAGCATATGCCGAGATCAG ATCGCTCTGCTCATTGACATGCAGCTTGCGTACATTAATACCAAACATGAAGACTTCATTGGCTTCACTCA TGCTCAGTCTCAGTGCCACCGTAGCGATATCAAGATGGTCGCCGGCAGTGGAGTACAGCAG GGTGTGGCCCCTCCCTCAAGACTAATA GTCATACGGAAAGGATGGCTCACCGTCAACAACGTCAGCATCATCGCCAAGGACTACTGGTTCATTCTCACCACCGAGAGCCTGTCCTGGTTCAAGGACAACGAG GAGACTGAAAAGAGGTACATGCTCCCTCTGGACAACCTCAAGGTCCGGGATGTAGAGAGGGGCTTCATGTCCAGCAAATTTGCCTTCGCCCTCTTCAATTCAGAGTCAAG GAACGTGTACAAGGACTACAAGTTCCTGGAGCTGGTCTGCAACTCTCAGGAGGAGCTGGACATCTGGAAGTCCTCTCTGCTCCGGGCTGGCGTCTACCCTGAGGAGGTCACG GGGGAGGCGCAGGGCAACGGGCCGTCCGAGAACTTCACCGACCCCCAGCTGGAGCGCCAAGTGGAGACCATCCGCAACCTGGTGGACTCCTACATGGGCATCATTCATAAGACTGTCAAGGACTTGATGCCCAAGGCCATCATGCATCTGATGATCAACAGC GTGAAAGAGTTCGTTAGCTCGGAGCTGCTGGCCCAGCTCTACGCTCTGGGAGACTGCTCGGCGCTGATGGATGAGTCACCCGACCAGCAGCAGCATCGGGAGCAAGTCCTCGGCAAGCACGCCGCCCTGCAGGCCGCGCTCGATATCATCGGCGAGATCTCCACCTCCGGCTACGCCTCACCGTGGGACCCCTCGTACGCCGTCACGCGGCAATTCAG GAGGCCTGCTCCAGCAGCCCCAAACGGCAAATAG
- the pigc gene encoding phosphatidylinositol N-acetylglucosaminyltransferase subunit C, whose product MGPDDGPGAAVAWRKVLWERQPYPDNYVDRRFLEELRRNEGLRQYRYWAVVREAGLVGQQLSCVAIFITLWLYMEQGLLSPETLLVISLASSLLGYGLYQALASHSEPNLLQPRTRLADLQSGTIFLSFIFGFSPVLKTLTESVSTDTVHAMSAVMLLAHLASFPYAHPSPPSSLSLNAALFASVCLASRLPGALHTFAMLSCALMVFALWPCLLRRVKDGAPRHFAAVCAGVCAAGVGGLASRWPGGAAILALALASVILLCPWLLVRLQRHKDNIHGPWDEAEIREDLSRFLQ is encoded by the exons ATGGGGCCGGATGATGGCCCCGGTGCGGCCGTGGCCTGGAGGAAGGTGCTGTGGGAGCGCCAGCCGTACCCAGACAACTACGTGGACCGGCGCTTCCTGGAGGAGCTGCGCAGGAACGAGGGCCTCCGCCAGTACCGCTACTGGGCCGTAGTGCGAGAGGCGGGCCTGGTGGGGCAGCAGCTCTCCTGCGTGGCCATTTTCATCACACTCTGGCTCTACATGGAGCAG GGCCTCCTGTCCCCAGAGACCCTCCTCGTTATTAGCCTGGCAAGTTCCCTGCTGGGCTACGGGCTATACCAAGCCCTGGCATCTCACTCGGAACCCAACCTTCTCCAGCCTCGGACCCGTTTGGCCGACTTACAGAGCGGCACCATTTTCCTGTCCTTCATCTTTGGCTTCTCGCCCGTGCTTAAGACCCTCACGGAGTCGGTGAGCACGGACACGGTGCACGCCATGTCGGCCGTCATGCTGCTGGCTCACCTGGCGTCCTTCCCTTACGCCCATCCCTCGCCCCCGAGCAGCCTGTCACTCAACGCGGCCCTGTTCGCGTCCGTGTGTCTGGCGTCCCGCCTCCCGGGCGCCCTGCATACCTTCGCCATGCTCAGCTGCGCCCTGATGGTCTTCGCACTGTGGCCCTGTCTGCTGAGGCGAGTGAAGGACGGGGCCCCGCGCCACTTCGCCGCCGTGTGCGCGGGGGTGTGCGCGGCCGGCGTGGGCGGCCTGGCGTCGCGCTGGCCCggcggggcggccatcttggcgctGGCCCTGGCCAGCGTGATTCTGCTCTGCCCCTGGCTGCTGGTCCGGCTGCAGAGGCACAAGGACAACATCCACGGGCCTTGGGACGAGGCGGAGATCCGCGAGGACCTCAGCCGATTCCTCCAATGA
- the dnm3a gene encoding dynamin 3a isoform X2, translating into MISMINRLQDALGTAGLSYNLLLPQIAVVGGQSSGKSSVLENFVGRDFLPRGTGIVTRRPLVLQLHHCEYEYGEFLHCSGKRFSDFDEIRQEIEAETRRLTGNNKGISPIPINLRIFSPNVLNLTLVDLPGITKVPVGDQPPDIEYQVRDMIMQYISKENCLILAVTPANMDLANSDALKLAKDVDPQGLRTIGVITMLDLMDKGTDAREILENRLLPLRRGYIGLVNRSQKDIDGKKDIKTALQAEKKFFLSHPAYRHMCDKMGTPYLQKSLNQQLTNHIRESLPALYSHLQCQLVSINKEVDAYKVFNPDDPISRTKTLIKLVQQLGGDFEKLIEGSADEVNTVHLSGGARINQIFHERFPYQLHKMKCDERKLRMEIAYAIRNIHGVRTGLFTPDMAFQAIVKKQISKLKIPCFGFVDMVCKELVSTIYECFNKLSSFPKLREETERLVTAEIREQESICRDQIALLIDMQLAYINTKHEDFIGFTHAQSQCHRSDIKMVAGSGVQQVIRKGWLTVNNVSIIAKDYWFILTTESLSWFKDNEETEKRYMLPLDNLKVRDVERGFMSSKFAFALFNSESRNVYKDYKFLELVCNSQEELDIWKSSLLRAGVYPEEVTGEAQGNGPSENFTDPQLERQVETIRNLVDSYMGIIHKTVKDLMPKAIMHLMINSVKEFVSSELLAQLYALGDCSALMDESPDQQQHREQVLGKHAALQAALDIIGEISTSGYASPWDPSYAVTRQFSSTLPKKSTSGGKSRTRGRAPPVPTHANQRLPAPTCVPRRPAPAAPNGK; encoded by the exons ATGATCTCGATGATCAATCGCCTCCAGGACGCCCTGGGCACCGCGGGTCTGAGCTACAACCTCCTTCTGCCGCAGATTGCAGTGGTGGGGGGCCAGAGCTCCGGGAAGAGCTCGGTGCTGGAGAACTTTGTGGGCAG GGACTTCCTTCCCCGCGGTACTGGAATTGTCACTCGCAGACCTTTGGTCCTGCAGCTGCATCACTGCGAATATG AGTACGGGGAATTTTTGCACTGCAGCGGGAAGAGGTTCTCAGATTTTGATGAGATCCGCCAAGAAATCGAGGCAGAAACCCGCAGGCTCACGGGAAACAACAAAGGCATCTCTCCCATCCCTATTAACCTGCGCATTTTCTCTCCCAACG TTCTCAACTTGACCCTCGTGGACTTGCCGGGCATCACCAAGGTTCCCGTGGGCGACCAGCCTCCAGACATCGAGTACCAGGTCCGAGACATGATCATGCAgtacatctccaaggagaacTGCCTCATCCTGGCCGTGACGCCCGCCAACATGGACCTGGCCAACTCGGATGCACTCAAACTGGCCAAAGATGTCGACCCGCAGG GTCTGCGCACGATAGGTGTGATCACCATGCTGGACCTAATGGATAAAGGAACAGATGCTCGGGAAATACTAGAGAATAGATTGCTTCCACTGAGAAGAG GTTATATTGGACTAGTGAACCGCAGTCAAAAGGACATCGATGGGAAAAAGGATATTAAAACAGCCTTGCAAGCGGAGAAGAAGTTCTTCCTGTCCCACCCAGCTTACAGGCACATGTGTGACAAAATGGGCACGCCGTATTTACAGAAGTCCCTCAACCAG caattaacaaaCCACATCCGGGAAAGTCTTCCTGCTCTCTACAGTCACCTGCAGTGCCAACTTGTGTCCATCAATAAAGAAGTTGACGCGTACAAAGTATTTAATCCAGATGACCCCATCAGCAGGACCAAGACCCTCATCAA GCTTGTGCAGCAACTGGGTGGCGATTTTGAGAAGTTGATCGAGGGCTCGGCCGACGAGGTTAACACTGTACATCTGTCGGGAGGTGCGAGGATCAACCAGATCTTCCACGAGCGCTTCCCCTATCAACTGCACAAA ATGAAGTGTGACGAAAGGAAGCTGCGGATGGAGATCGCATATGCCATCAGGAACATTCACGGCGTCAG GACGGGCCTTTTCACCCCCGACATGGCATTTCAGGCCATTGTAAAGAAGCAGATCTCCAAACTAAAAATTCCGTGTTTCGGTTTTGTCGACATGGTCTGCAAGGAGCTGGTTTCCACCATATACGAGTGCTTTAATAAG CTCAGTTCTTTTCCCAAGCTGCGAGAAGAAACGGAGAGGCTTGTCACCGCCGAAATCCGAGAACAAGAGAGCATATGCCGAGATCAG ATCGCTCTGCTCATTGACATGCAGCTTGCGTACATTAATACCAAACATGAAGACTTCATTGGCTTCACTCA TGCTCAGTCTCAGTGCCACCGTAGCGATATCAAGATGGTCGCCGGCAGTGGAGTACAGCAG GTCATACGGAAAGGATGGCTCACCGTCAACAACGTCAGCATCATCGCCAAGGACTACTGGTTCATTCTCACCACCGAGAGCCTGTCCTGGTTCAAGGACAACGAG GAGACTGAAAAGAGGTACATGCTCCCTCTGGACAACCTCAAGGTCCGGGATGTAGAGAGGGGCTTCATGTCCAGCAAATTTGCCTTCGCCCTCTTCAATTCAGAGTCAAG GAACGTGTACAAGGACTACAAGTTCCTGGAGCTGGTCTGCAACTCTCAGGAGGAGCTGGACATCTGGAAGTCCTCTCTGCTCCGGGCTGGCGTCTACCCTGAGGAGGTCACG GGGGAGGCGCAGGGCAACGGGCCGTCCGAGAACTTCACCGACCCCCAGCTGGAGCGCCAAGTGGAGACCATCCGCAACCTGGTGGACTCCTACATGGGCATCATTCATAAGACTGTCAAGGACTTGATGCCCAAGGCCATCATGCATCTGATGATCAACAGC GTGAAAGAGTTCGTTAGCTCGGAGCTGCTGGCCCAGCTCTACGCTCTGGGAGACTGCTCGGCGCTGATGGATGAGTCACCCGACCAGCAGCAGCATCGGGAGCAAGTCCTCGGCAAGCACGCCGCCCTGCAGGCCGCGCTCGATATCATCGGCGAGATCTCCACCTCCGGCTACGCCTCACCGTGGGACCCCTCGTACGCCGTCACGCGGCAATTCAG CTCCACGCTCCCTAAAAAGTCAACGAGCGGCGGCAAGTCTCGAACCCGCGGCCGCGCCCCGCCCGTGCCCACCCACGCCAACCAGCGGCTTCCCGCCCCGACTTGCGTGCCCAG GAGGCCTGCTCCAGCAGCCCCAAACGGCAAATAG